One region of Polynucleobacter paneuropaeus genomic DNA includes:
- a CDS encoding FeoA family protein yields the protein MFLDQASLDTLFRVKGVLASETSPEVKGQLEDIGFLIGEQVTVLRKGLFGKGPILVRVGSSTFALRENEAKLIELEAIAS from the coding sequence ATGTTTCTAGATCAGGCTTCCTTAGATACCCTTTTTAGGGTCAAGGGCGTTCTCGCTTCGGAAACTAGCCCCGAAGTAAAGGGGCAATTAGAGGATATTGGCTTTCTGATTGGTGAGCAGGTCACCGTCTTACGAAAAGGACTCTTTGGAAAAGGGCCCATTCTGGTGCGCGTCGGATCTTCCACTTTTGCCTTACGCGAGAACGAAGCCAAACTGATTGAGTTAGAGGCGATTGCGTCATGA
- a CDS encoding FMN-binding negative transcriptional regulator gives MYLPKHFLVEDRGILLKVMGEYPLATLIGNTDGELEINHIPLVVSKDGQYLHGHIARMNPLTKLAQAGEVKVTAIFHGPHAYITPAWYPSKYETGKVVPTWNYAVVHVQGVLNLKEDPQWIRQHVSQLTDTHEPIYQSDWKLDDAPEDYVQMMLKAIVGIEIKISSLVGKFKLSQNRTPSEYGGVIQNLKQSSLEDLQAMLKLMKQD, from the coding sequence ATGTACCTACCCAAGCATTTCTTAGTCGAGGACCGCGGGATCTTATTGAAGGTCATGGGTGAATACCCCCTTGCCACTCTGATTGGCAATACAGACGGTGAACTCGAAATCAATCACATCCCACTGGTGGTAAGTAAAGATGGCCAATATTTACATGGTCACATTGCCAGAATGAATCCCTTAACCAAATTAGCCCAAGCAGGCGAGGTTAAAGTGACGGCAATTTTTCATGGGCCACATGCTTACATCACCCCTGCCTGGTATCCATCAAAATATGAGACTGGCAAAGTCGTTCCCACCTGGAATTACGCCGTAGTTCATGTGCAAGGTGTTCTGAATCTTAAAGAAGATCCGCAATGGATTCGTCAACATGTATCGCAACTCACCGACACTCATGAGCCTATCTATCAATCTGACTGGAAGCTCGATGATGCGCCAGAAGACTATGTCCAAATGATGCTCAAAGCCATTGTTGGAATTGAAATCAAGATTTCGAGTTTGGTTGGTAAATTTAAGTTGAGTCAGAATCGCACCCCTTCTGAATACGGTGGCGTGATTCAGAATTTGAAGCAATCCTCGCTCGAAGATCTGCAAGCGATGCTCAAGTTGATGAAGCAAGATTAA
- a CDS encoding OFA family MFS transporter → MFHLLDKERTIAGSGFNRWLVPPAALAIHLCIGMAYGFSVFWLPLSKALGVSQGGTEAIKCPADVGFIGQLFTTTCDWQISTLGWMYTLFFVFLGASAAIWGGWLERAGPRKAGVVAAFCWCGGMLFSALGVHLHQFWMMILGSGVIGGIGLGLGYISPVSTLIKWFPDRRGMATGMAIMGFGGGAMIGSPLAAMLMKNFATPTSVGVAQTFVVMACGYFVYMMCGAFGYRIPASDWKPAGWTPPANQTNNAMIAKRSVNVKRVWGIPQFWLVWMVLCMNVSAGIGVIGMASPMLQEVFAGSLIGVQQTFTELDKTQLTAIAGIAAGFTALLSLFNIGGRFFWASLSDKLGRKVTYIIFFVLGAAMYFSVPSSAQAGNLALFVGAFCIILSMYGGGFATVPAYLADLFGTQMVGAIHGRLLTAWATAGILGPVVVNYMRDYQLSLGLPRAQVYNQTMYILTGMLVIGLICNLLIRPVADKWFMTDAELAEEKRLAHEKALSSVVTGSGGNEHTSSFTVLLAWIAVGIPLSWGVYKTVLSAMKLFA, encoded by the coding sequence ATGTTCCATCTATTAGATAAAGAAAGAACCATTGCAGGTTCTGGTTTTAATCGCTGGCTGGTGCCACCAGCTGCATTGGCTATTCACCTGTGTATCGGTATGGCTTACGGCTTCTCCGTTTTCTGGTTACCTCTTTCAAAAGCATTGGGTGTTTCTCAGGGCGGAACAGAAGCAATTAAATGTCCAGCAGATGTAGGCTTTATTGGACAACTCTTTACTACCACCTGCGATTGGCAAATTTCCACGTTAGGTTGGATGTATACCTTGTTCTTCGTATTCCTTGGCGCCTCTGCTGCAATTTGGGGTGGCTGGTTAGAGCGCGCTGGTCCGCGTAAAGCTGGAGTAGTTGCCGCTTTCTGTTGGTGCGGTGGCATGCTCTTCTCAGCACTCGGCGTTCACTTACACCAGTTCTGGATGATGATCCTCGGTTCTGGCGTGATTGGCGGTATTGGTTTGGGATTAGGTTATATCTCCCCAGTATCAACCTTGATTAAATGGTTCCCAGACCGTCGCGGTATGGCAACCGGCATGGCCATTATGGGCTTTGGCGGTGGTGCGATGATCGGCTCACCATTAGCAGCGATGCTGATGAAAAACTTTGCAACTCCTACCAGTGTTGGTGTTGCGCAAACTTTCGTTGTAATGGCTTGTGGATACTTTGTTTACATGATGTGCGGTGCTTTTGGCTATCGCATTCCTGCGAGTGATTGGAAACCGGCAGGTTGGACTCCCCCTGCTAACCAAACTAACAACGCCATGATTGCCAAGCGTAGCGTGAATGTAAAAAGAGTTTGGGGCATCCCTCAGTTCTGGTTGGTGTGGATGGTTTTGTGTATGAACGTCTCTGCAGGTATCGGTGTAATCGGTATGGCATCACCCATGTTGCAAGAGGTATTTGCAGGCAGCTTGATTGGTGTTCAGCAAACCTTTACTGAACTCGATAAAACGCAGCTCACCGCTATTGCTGGTATTGCTGCGGGCTTTACTGCGCTTTTGAGCTTGTTTAACATTGGTGGCCGCTTCTTCTGGGCTAGCTTGTCAGATAAGTTGGGTCGCAAAGTAACTTACATTATTTTCTTTGTGCTCGGCGCCGCAATGTACTTCAGTGTGCCAAGTAGTGCACAGGCAGGTAATTTGGCTTTATTCGTAGGTGCCTTCTGCATCATCTTAAGTATGTATGGTGGTGGGTTTGCTACCGTTCCCGCTTATCTTGCCGACTTGTTTGGTACACAGATGGTAGGAGCGATTCATGGTCGTTTGTTAACAGCATGGGCTACTGCAGGTATCTTGGGCCCAGTTGTGGTGAACTACATGCGTGACTACCAGTTAAGCTTAGGCTTGCCTCGTGCCCAGGTGTACAACCAAACGATGTACATTTTGACTGGCATGTTAGTTATTGGATTGATCTGTAACTTGCTGATTCGTCCTGTAGCTGATAAGTGGTTCATGACCGATGCGGAGTTGGCTGAAGAGAAGCGCTTAGCCCACGAAAAAGCTTTAAGCTCTGTGGTGACTGGCAGCGGTGGTAATGAACATACCTCCAGCTTTACAGTTCTACTGGCTTGGATCGCAGTAGGCATCCCATTGTCATGGGGTGTCTATAAGACTGTATTAAGTGCGATGAAGCTCTTTGCATAA
- a CDS encoding substrate-binding domain-containing protein, whose product MNIIKTFFLVVLISFASCGFTQEKSIVVSSTTSTEQSGLFSYLLPIFKSKSGIDVKVVAVGTGQALDIGRRGDADVVFVHDKSAEEQFVAEGFATKRYEVMYNDFILIGPKSDPAKIAGGKDINDAFQKIAASQSPFFSRGDKSGTNAAELRYWKSAGINPTGEAWYKDTGSGMGPALNTASAMNAYILADRGTWLSFKNRGDLIIVVEGDRKLFNQYGVMLVNPEKFPQVKKVLGQTFIAWLISKDGQSTIASYKIDGQQLFFPNAKVSGR is encoded by the coding sequence ATGAACATCATCAAAACATTTTTTCTCGTTGTTCTAATAAGTTTTGCCAGTTGTGGCTTCACTCAAGAGAAAAGTATCGTGGTCTCCTCCACAACTTCTACAGAGCAGTCGGGTCTATTTAGTTATCTATTACCGATCTTTAAAAGTAAGAGTGGCATTGATGTCAAAGTCGTTGCAGTAGGTACGGGCCAGGCCTTAGATATTGGTCGCCGAGGTGATGCCGATGTGGTCTTTGTTCATGACAAATCGGCAGAAGAACAATTTGTAGCTGAGGGTTTTGCTACTAAGCGATATGAGGTGATGTACAACGATTTCATTCTGATTGGGCCTAAAAGTGATCCAGCCAAGATTGCAGGCGGCAAAGACATTAATGACGCCTTTCAGAAAATTGCCGCATCTCAGTCACCGTTTTTTTCTAGAGGGGATAAGAGCGGAACAAACGCAGCAGAGCTTCGCTATTGGAAGAGTGCTGGCATCAATCCTACTGGTGAAGCTTGGTACAAAGACACCGGATCAGGCATGGGCCCTGCCCTCAATACTGCCTCAGCTATGAATGCCTACATTCTTGCTGATAGGGGCACATGGCTCAGCTTTAAAAATCGCGGTGATCTCATCATTGTGGTCGAGGGGGACCGAAAACTTTTTAATCAATATGGAGTAATGCTAGTCAACCCCGAGAAGTTTCCTCAGGTGAAGAAAGTATTAGGTCAAACTTTTATTGCTTGGCTAATCTCTAAAGACGGACAGTCTACGATTGCTTCCTACAAGATTGATGGGCAACAGCTTTTCTTTCCGAATGCCAAAGTAAGCGGCAGGTAA
- a CDS encoding GNAT family N-acetyltransferase — MILIKSWAEAEVDAYRIRKTVFIEEQAVPEEMELDLYDAQAQHALLYQNSQCIGTARLVVQSDGAGKIGRMAVLSPYRRQGFGGQLLGALIGFGKSQGIARFVLNAQMVAIPFYEKLGFQAHGPVYDEAGIPHRSMMLILNPTAP; from the coding sequence GTGATACTGATTAAGAGTTGGGCTGAAGCAGAGGTAGACGCCTACCGCATTCGGAAAACAGTCTTCATTGAAGAACAAGCTGTCCCCGAAGAAATGGAGCTTGACCTCTATGATGCGCAAGCCCAACACGCCCTGCTATATCAAAACTCACAATGCATTGGCACTGCACGACTGGTTGTACAAAGTGACGGCGCCGGAAAGATTGGTCGGATGGCAGTATTGAGCCCCTACCGAAGACAGGGTTTTGGTGGACAGCTGCTGGGGGCTTTAATTGGTTTTGGGAAGTCACAAGGCATTGCGCGTTTTGTTCTCAACGCCCAAATGGTTGCCATTCCTTTTTATGAGAAATTGGGATTTCAAGCCCATGGGCCTGTTTATGATGAAGCAGGAATTCCACATCGCTCTATGATGTTGATATTGAACCCTACTGCGCCATAA
- a CDS encoding hotdog domain-containing protein, with amino-acid sequence MTTTPYTFRVCYSDTDTAGFVYHARYLEIFERSRAAWLHGLGIGPLRLVEEFGILFPVRELTMNFHRPGRLDDLLVIDQMIEHRGRTQIAIKQTAKKINEANPSEEPTLLASALIHLVAVDTKTLKPKGLPEWLFPLVDSVDSQKQKT; translated from the coding sequence ATGACTACAACTCCCTACACCTTTCGTGTTTGCTATTCCGATACCGATACTGCGGGCTTTGTCTACCATGCCCGTTATCTAGAAATCTTTGAGCGTAGCAGAGCTGCTTGGCTTCATGGTCTAGGCATCGGCCCCTTGAGGTTAGTAGAGGAATTCGGGATTCTTTTCCCCGTGCGCGAGCTCACCATGAACTTTCATCGTCCCGGACGATTGGATGACCTCTTAGTGATTGATCAAATGATTGAGCATCGCGGTCGCACTCAAATCGCGATTAAACAAACTGCCAAGAAGATCAATGAAGCCAACCCATCTGAAGAGCCTACTTTACTGGCCAGTGCGCTGATTCATTTGGTGGCAGTCGATACCAAAACACTCAAGCCAAAGGGTCTACCAGAGTGGCTATTTCCCTTAGTGGATTCAGTAGATTCCCAAAAGCAAAAAACCTAG
- a CDS encoding fumarylacetoacetate hydrolase family protein, which translates to MDTNRRDILKMGGSAALSGLMLSGTAEAASGSFPVVVEPLTGKAGYRVANYLPRMGATSRLGLVTNDGMVIDIPAEATRQKLTLSFDPTSLISLAGSGNQGLLDLAKLFKGRGQATQNVNQIILLSPIPKPQSNIYCVGWNYLDHFEEGLKNREDKSIKEYPKVPVIFTKGTQTMNGPFDKIPYDGGLSTMIDWEAELALVIGKKGKNISEENAMEYVFGYSAYNDTTARDVQQKRQSGQWFKGKSFDGHGPMGPWVVTAGGVDLKDVRVICRVNGVEKQNASYSQMYFKIPAIIAELSRGLTLLPGDIIATGTPSGVGYSRNPPEFLKPGDVMESEVTGIGIIRNTIA; encoded by the coding sequence ATGGATACGAATCGTCGCGATATTCTCAAGATGGGTGGTAGTGCCGCACTGAGTGGCTTAATGCTATCTGGCACTGCAGAGGCAGCTAGTGGCAGTTTTCCAGTAGTCGTTGAGCCCTTGACCGGAAAAGCGGGTTACCGAGTTGCAAACTACTTACCTCGCATGGGTGCAACATCCCGCCTGGGGTTAGTTACTAATGATGGCATGGTGATTGATATCCCTGCGGAAGCCACCCGTCAAAAACTCACGCTGTCCTTTGATCCTACTTCTTTGATCTCTTTAGCAGGCTCTGGTAATCAAGGGCTATTAGATTTAGCCAAGCTCTTTAAGGGCAGGGGTCAAGCCACTCAAAACGTGAACCAAATTATCTTGCTTTCACCAATCCCTAAACCCCAAAGTAATATTTACTGCGTAGGCTGGAATTATCTTGATCACTTCGAAGAAGGCCTAAAAAATCGCGAAGATAAAAGTATTAAAGAGTACCCAAAGGTGCCTGTCATTTTCACTAAGGGTACTCAGACCATGAATGGCCCTTTTGACAAGATTCCTTACGATGGCGGTCTTTCCACCATGATTGATTGGGAAGCAGAGCTAGCCTTGGTCATTGGTAAAAAGGGTAAGAATATTTCCGAAGAGAACGCCATGGAATACGTTTTTGGCTACTCTGCATACAACGACACGACTGCACGAGATGTTCAACAGAAGCGACAATCTGGGCAGTGGTTTAAAGGGAAGAGTTTCGATGGTCATGGACCAATGGGTCCTTGGGTAGTTACTGCTGGTGGCGTAGACCTTAAAGACGTGCGGGTGATTTGTCGGGTCAATGGGGTTGAAAAACAAAACGCCAGTTATTCGCAAATGTATTTCAAAATCCCGGCGATCATTGCAGAGTTATCGCGCGGCCTCACTTTGCTACCAGGTGACATTATTGCCACTGGTACACCTTCAGGAGTGGGCTACAGCAGAAATCCCCCTGAGTTTTTAAAGCCCGGTGATGTCATGGAGTCTGAGGTGACAGGTATCGGAATTATCCGAAATACGATTGCGTAA
- a CDS encoding TIGR02450 family Trp-rich protein encodes MNPLSPKKLYLSKWTAVHPQNKEKHFLVSKVIYSDPEQELIAESVELEAVFSKKIRVIPWRELTDSDCWLQGWK; translated from the coding sequence ATGAATCCCCTCAGCCCCAAGAAGCTATATTTAAGTAAATGGACTGCAGTACATCCACAGAATAAAGAGAAACATTTTTTAGTATCTAAAGTAATCTACTCAGATCCCGAACAGGAATTGATAGCAGAGTCGGTAGAGCTTGAGGCGGTCTTCAGTAAAAAGATTCGGGTCATTCCTTGGCGAGAGCTGACTGATAGTGATTGTTGGCTTCAGGGTTGGAAATAA
- a CDS encoding phasin family protein produces the protein MNPKDFQDWQREKAKELFAFSHKLLETAKEIGDHHLAEVEYSMKNAMATAKSAAKNDLSKLKDLQEEATKEAAKRAATYQKKVKSLLKDLGENAADETEKHLEKVRHSLVSWLEDAESKMPSHADKLSKVVHEMSTTGQQMFQEGRRIVNQVADSAEKNLDELVKKASSGKKSKAASKESTDSPE, from the coding sequence ATGAACCCAAAAGATTTTCAGGACTGGCAAAGAGAAAAAGCCAAAGAGCTTTTTGCTTTTTCACATAAATTACTCGAAACGGCTAAAGAAATTGGCGATCATCATCTTGCTGAAGTTGAATACAGTATGAAAAATGCCATGGCTACTGCAAAGTCAGCAGCCAAGAACGATCTCAGTAAATTAAAAGATTTACAAGAAGAGGCAACAAAAGAAGCTGCTAAGCGTGCGGCAACTTATCAGAAAAAAGTTAAATCCCTGCTCAAAGATTTAGGTGAGAACGCAGCCGACGAGACAGAAAAGCATTTAGAGAAGGTGCGCCATTCATTAGTCAGCTGGCTTGAAGATGCAGAAAGCAAAATGCCATCCCATGCTGATAAGTTATCTAAGGTTGTCCATGAAATGTCGACTACTGGTCAGCAGATGTTTCAGGAAGGCCGTCGGATTGTGAATCAGGTTGCAGACTCAGCCGAGAAGAATCTCGACGAGCTAGTCAAAAAAGCCTCTTCTGGTAAGAAATCCAAAGCTGCTTCAAAAGAATCTACTGATAGCCCAGAGTAA
- a CDS encoding TerC family protein gives MLDLLVNPSAWAAFLTLSALEIILGIDNIIFISVIAGRLPASIREQVRRIGLLFALVTRILLLLSLSWVMGLTEPLFGFSSHVVSGRDLILLLGGFFLIWKASKEIYSEVELHHDSNTPSEAEQISPKESIQKLFITSVGQIALLDMIFSLDSVITAVGMVDEIAIMIAAVIVSVLIMLLAAKPIGDFVSRHASIKVLALSFLTVVGVVLIAEGMGLHIPKGYIYVAMAFSLAVELLNIRARAKQLARKQSR, from the coding sequence ATGCTTGATCTACTTGTAAATCCCAGTGCCTGGGCCGCCTTCCTCACTTTATCCGCCCTCGAAATCATTCTCGGCATCGATAACATTATTTTTATCAGTGTTATTGCCGGTCGCTTACCCGCTAGCATTCGTGAGCAGGTCAGAAGAATTGGCCTCCTTTTTGCACTGGTCACCCGCATCCTACTGTTGCTGAGTTTGTCGTGGGTGATGGGCTTAACAGAACCCCTCTTTGGCTTTTCTAGTCATGTGGTCTCAGGTCGGGATCTGATCTTATTACTCGGCGGCTTCTTCTTGATCTGGAAAGCCTCAAAAGAGATCTACTCTGAAGTAGAACTCCATCATGATTCAAATACGCCATCAGAAGCTGAGCAAATCAGCCCCAAAGAATCTATCCAGAAATTATTCATCACTTCAGTAGGACAGATTGCCTTACTCGATATGATTTTTTCTTTAGATAGTGTGATTACCGCAGTCGGTATGGTCGATGAGATCGCCATCATGATTGCTGCCGTGATTGTTTCAGTTCTGATTATGCTACTTGCTGCTAAACCGATCGGAGACTTTGTTAGCCGTCATGCCTCTATCAAAGTCTTAGCACTTTCTTTTCTGACCGTTGTGGGCGTAGTCTTAATCGCTGAGGGCATGGGATTGCATATCCCTAAGGGATACATCTACGTTGCGATGGCTTTTTCTCTGGCGGTCGAGTTACTCAATATTCGTGCTCGCGCTAAACAGCTTGCGCGCAAGCAAAGCCGCTAG
- a CDS encoding BaiN/RdsA family NAD(P)/FAD-dependent oxidoreductase — protein MSTQWDAIIIGGGAAGLFCAGVAGQLNKRILVLDHAEVLGEKIRISGGGRCNFTNQHSSPANFLSLNPHFVKSALARYPAKDFIKLVQSYGITYHEKHQGQLFCDHSAQDIIQMLFAECTKGKVEIRNPVSVLSITQESGGWVVNTSTGLEKSKAVVMATGGLPVPAIGATAYALDIAKQFNLNVVEPRPGLVPLSFTADSFHHLNELAGLSLPVRISSGSKGDRYGACRFQEDLLLTHKGLSGPAVLQASNYWTEGEGIHIDWLGSVEVAGGFNCDALFNDEENRLKTAETILASVLPQRLAKVFAEQKNLLGRKWAEVSKKDRNALKELITNWSVKPAGTLGWKKAEVMLGGVDTKELDGQTMMAKSHPGLYFIGECVDVTGHLGGHNFQWAWASGFACAQAV, from the coding sequence ATGAGTACTCAATGGGATGCCATCATTATTGGTGGTGGTGCAGCGGGCCTATTTTGTGCTGGGGTAGCTGGACAGCTCAACAAGAGGATCCTAGTCCTAGATCACGCTGAAGTCTTAGGTGAAAAAATTCGGATTAGCGGAGGTGGTCGCTGTAATTTCACAAACCAGCATAGCAGCCCAGCCAATTTCTTATCGCTTAATCCCCACTTTGTGAAGAGCGCTCTCGCACGTTATCCTGCTAAAGACTTTATTAAGCTAGTGCAGTCTTACGGCATCACCTATCATGAGAAACATCAGGGCCAATTGTTTTGCGATCACTCTGCGCAAGATATCATTCAAATGCTTTTTGCTGAATGCACTAAAGGCAAAGTAGAAATACGCAATCCCGTATCTGTATTGAGTATTACTCAAGAGTCAGGTGGTTGGGTGGTCAATACCAGCACTGGCTTGGAAAAATCCAAGGCAGTCGTGATGGCAACAGGGGGCTTACCTGTGCCTGCTATTGGCGCAACTGCTTATGCGCTCGATATTGCGAAACAGTTCAATCTGAATGTGGTTGAACCCCGCCCAGGTTTAGTACCACTGTCATTTACGGCAGACTCTTTTCATCATCTGAATGAATTAGCAGGCCTGAGTTTGCCGGTCCGAATTAGCTCAGGGTCTAAAGGCGATCGCTATGGTGCTTGCCGCTTTCAGGAAGATTTGTTACTCACCCATAAAGGCCTATCTGGACCAGCCGTTCTGCAAGCCAGTAACTATTGGACTGAAGGTGAAGGCATTCACATTGATTGGCTGGGCTCGGTCGAAGTAGCGGGTGGCTTCAACTGTGATGCATTATTTAATGATGAAGAGAACCGCTTAAAAACTGCTGAGACGATTTTGGCTTCTGTTCTGCCGCAGCGTTTGGCAAAAGTCTTTGCGGAACAGAAAAATTTACTTGGACGCAAGTGGGCAGAGGTTTCTAAAAAGGATCGTAACGCTTTAAAAGAGCTGATCACCAATTGGTCAGTAAAGCCTGCAGGAACTCTAGGTTGGAAAAAAGCCGAAGTGATGTTGGGAGGGGTGGATACCAAAGAATTGGATGGTCAAACCATGATGGCGAAATCACATCCAGGCTTGTACTTCATCGGTGAATGCGTTGATGTTACTGGCCACTTAGGTGGCCATAATTTTCAGTGGGCTTGGGCTAGCGGCTTTGCTTGCGCGCAAGCTGTTTAG
- a CDS encoding ion channel, whose product MQIPANSLVVQLDIPAYTYGIAILMLVMVLHGVCLLQIAKRYEVKAYLYLAEKKYTAVTTVFYLSIFLLLITHLFEILIWGLFIYSFGLIAHWSQSVLFSGSAYTAIGFMDDTLPEGWRMLAVIIAFSGLFSFAWTASVMISMTKSFRKAYTRIHMHKLNLPQEIIDRFE is encoded by the coding sequence ATGCAAATACCAGCCAACTCCCTCGTAGTGCAGCTCGATATTCCTGCCTATACCTATGGCATCGCCATATTGATGCTTGTCATGGTTCTTCATGGGGTTTGCCTCCTCCAGATTGCTAAGCGTTATGAGGTCAAAGCCTATCTCTATTTGGCAGAGAAAAAATATACCGCAGTTACTACAGTTTTTTACCTATCTATCTTCCTCCTCCTCATTACCCATCTCTTTGAGATTTTGATTTGGGGTCTATTCATTTACAGCTTTGGGCTGATAGCGCATTGGTCGCAGAGCGTTCTATTTAGCGGTAGCGCGTATACGGCGATTGGTTTTATGGATGACACCTTGCCTGAAGGCTGGCGCATGCTTGCTGTGATCATTGCATTTTCCGGTTTATTTTCTTTTGCTTGGACAGCCTCAGTCATGATTTCAATGACGAAAAGTTTTCGGAAGGCATATACGCGGATTCATATGCATAAACTCAATCTGCCCCAAGAGATTATTGATCGGTTTGAATAG
- a CDS encoding LOG family protein: MSPKLPVNNSQTITEFFNLHKEDLHEATTDESYKFAFADEAFLARKETMGIRFELELLKPDILLREHGIEHTITVFGSTRFISHDQAEKRAAQAKTSEEQFEAKRAVDNSHFYEEARKFGALVAQYNTSQSNSNNKLHICTGGGPGIMEAASRGAFENGDQTIGFNISLPREQKPNPYLTEGLSFRFHYFALRKMHFMLRARAIVAFPGGFGSFDELFEVLTLMQTHKVAQLPIILVGKTFWENSINFNLMTEYGVIERTDMKLIHFTETAEETWQIIQQWYQLA, translated from the coding sequence ATGAGCCCCAAGCTCCCCGTTAATAATTCCCAGACAATTACTGAGTTCTTCAATCTTCATAAAGAGGATCTTCATGAAGCAACAACGGATGAGTCTTATAAGTTTGCTTTCGCTGATGAGGCCTTTTTGGCTCGCAAAGAAACGATGGGTATTCGGTTCGAGTTAGAACTTCTGAAGCCCGATATCCTATTACGAGAGCACGGTATTGAGCACACCATTACTGTCTTTGGCTCAACGCGCTTTATTAGTCATGATCAAGCAGAAAAACGAGCAGCACAAGCCAAGACGTCTGAAGAGCAATTTGAGGCTAAACGTGCTGTTGACAATAGCCACTTTTATGAAGAGGCTCGAAAGTTTGGCGCTCTAGTGGCTCAATACAATACAAGCCAATCAAATAGCAATAACAAGCTGCATATTTGCACTGGAGGTGGCCCCGGAATTATGGAGGCGGCTAGTCGGGGCGCCTTTGAAAATGGCGATCAGACCATTGGTTTTAATATCAGCCTGCCTCGAGAACAAAAACCGAATCCCTATCTCACTGAAGGTTTGAGTTTTCGCTTTCATTACTTTGCACTTCGTAAGATGCATTTCATGTTGCGTGCGAGGGCCATTGTGGCCTTTCCTGGAGGATTTGGTTCTTTTGATGAGCTCTTTGAAGTGTTGACCTTAATGCAAACCCATAAGGTGGCCCAACTGCCGATCATCCTCGTTGGTAAGACTTTCTGGGAGAATTCGATAAACTTCAATTTAATGACGGAGTACGGAGTAATCGAACGAACCGATATGAAGCTCATTCATTTCACCGAAACCGCAGAAGAAACCTGGCAGATCATTCAGCAATGGTATCAACTGGCTTGA
- a CDS encoding NAD(P)H-hydrate dehydratase, translating to MPDATSPNNLNCFAYIKRLKRDPAESKADAGKVVLIGGAPGMAGAIVLAGKACLHLGAGWTVLEMLDAASAHLVPEQAELMVRFAKPDAAIELAELKPDCIAIGPGLGNSLAAMDWLTAVLAYPAIPLIIDADALNLISQNETLLQRLRNRNQAFPLLTVLTPHPGEAARLLNSTGTQVQDDRIASIRALVELTRSIVILKGQHTLIASPANTPLQCLQGNAGMATGGMGDVLTGSIAALAAQGIRHELDLWEASCLAVELHASAADALVNQGVGPIGLTPTELILEMRSVLNQNY from the coding sequence ATGCCTGACGCTACTTCCCCCAACAATCTCAATTGCTTTGCTTACATCAAGCGACTCAAGCGCGATCCTGCAGAAAGTAAAGCAGATGCAGGAAAAGTTGTACTTATTGGTGGTGCTCCCGGAATGGCTGGGGCAATTGTCTTGGCCGGAAAAGCCTGTCTGCATCTAGGTGCAGGATGGACCGTACTAGAAATGCTGGATGCCGCTTCTGCGCATCTTGTTCCAGAGCAAGCAGAACTCATGGTCCGCTTCGCTAAGCCAGATGCTGCTATTGAGCTTGCAGAGTTAAAACCAGACTGTATTGCGATTGGTCCAGGTCTCGGAAACTCCTTAGCTGCCATGGATTGGCTCACAGCGGTATTAGCCTACCCTGCTATTCCACTCATCATTGATGCAGATGCGCTCAATCTGATTAGTCAAAATGAGACCTTATTGCAACGCTTACGGAATCGTAATCAAGCTTTTCCGCTCTTAACGGTTTTAACGCCTCACCCCGGAGAAGCGGCCAGACTCTTGAACTCCACTGGCACGCAAGTACAAGATGATCGGATCGCATCTATCAGGGCCTTGGTAGAACTGACTCGGTCGATAGTGATTCTGAAAGGTCAGCACACGCTGATTGCTTCACCTGCAAATACGCCTTTGCAATGCTTACAGGGCAATGCGGGTATGGCTACTGGCGGTATGGGTGATGTTTTGACAGGAAGCATTGCTGCGCTGGCTGCGCAGGGCATTCGACATGAATTAGACTTGTGGGAAGCGAGCTGCCTAGCGGTTGAGTTACACGCTAGCGCAGCGGATGCTTTAGTCAATCAAGGTGTTGGGCCGATTGGCCTGACACCCACCGAACTCATTTTAGAAATGAGATCGGTGCTAAATCAAAATTACTGA